A DNA window from Candidatus Methylomirabilota bacterium contains the following coding sequences:
- a CDS encoding DUF169 domain-containing protein yields MIDVTTADRELQTYLRPQTFPVAIRMLKPGEEIPERARRPARDFKKLSMSCQVIDMARRYGWTIALTREDHICSLGITAIGFDKPLPIYNVGTLCEGMYTETKQAGQRSEAAIDKFAPGEYHCLLVAPLERATFEPHVVCVYANPAQVMRLTQAALWKRGGRLTSSFEGRAVCADIVVTTMKTGEPQVILPCSGDRIFGQTQDHEMAFSIPWARMEEIVEGLRGTHQGGIRYPITQFMDYEAKLPPRYMEVNRLWDAEKGKTSLINRDRVVAAYKRSFSDRVPVYPIVASFAGTLDGLSIEEYCTNPTRAITAMMNYYERYQPDVVLAYNDLAKEAEAFGCGVKYSDYVVPSIETHLLEDKASLAKLQMPDPYKTARLPGFLEQCEALVKAAPPTATGAVAVGPWTIAMLLRNPEMMLLDTFEDPQFIHDLMRISTDFCKIWGDAIVKTRIGLSFSEPTASISLISPDNYREFIAPYHKELVDYFKAKKVGVTTHICGVTYPIFEDLIGCGFTTVSFDLDQQSDPALHVDQLERFMQVAKGRAVAIGNVDATMFEKATHAQIEAEVRRCIDTAARHSGFILSTSCEIPPRSNPEIVKWFMDAAHDYGRYERIF; encoded by the coding sequence ATGATCGATGTGACGACGGCGGACCGCGAGCTGCAGACGTACCTGCGGCCGCAGACGTTCCCGGTGGCGATCCGAATGCTGAAGCCGGGCGAGGAGATCCCGGAGCGGGCCCGCCGTCCCGCCCGCGATTTCAAGAAGCTCAGCATGAGCTGCCAGGTCATCGACATGGCCCGACGCTACGGCTGGACCATCGCGCTGACCCGCGAGGACCACATCTGCTCGCTCGGCATCACCGCCATCGGCTTCGACAAGCCCCTGCCCATCTACAACGTGGGCACGCTCTGCGAGGGCATGTACACCGAGACCAAGCAGGCCGGCCAGCGATCGGAGGCCGCGATCGACAAGTTCGCGCCCGGCGAGTACCACTGCCTGCTGGTAGCCCCGCTCGAGCGCGCGACCTTCGAGCCGCACGTGGTCTGCGTCTACGCCAATCCGGCCCAGGTGATGCGGCTCACCCAGGCCGCGCTGTGGAAGCGGGGCGGGCGGCTGACCTCCTCCTTCGAAGGGCGCGCGGTGTGCGCGGACATCGTGGTCACCACCATGAAGACGGGCGAGCCGCAGGTGATCCTGCCCTGCTCGGGCGATCGCATCTTCGGCCAGACCCAGGACCACGAGATGGCGTTCTCCATTCCGTGGGCGCGGATGGAGGAGATCGTCGAGGGCCTGCGCGGCACCCATCAGGGCGGCATCCGCTACCCGATCACCCAGTTCATGGATTACGAGGCCAAGCTGCCACCGCGCTACATGGAGGTGAACCGGCTCTGGGACGCCGAGAAGGGCAAGACGAGCCTGATCAATCGCGACCGGGTCGTGGCCGCCTACAAGCGCTCGTTCTCGGATCGGGTGCCCGTCTACCCGATCGTGGCGTCGTTCGCGGGCACGCTCGACGGGCTCAGCATCGAGGAGTACTGCACCAACCCGACGCGGGCCATCACCGCGATGATGAACTACTACGAGCGCTACCAGCCCGACGTGGTGCTCGCCTACAACGATCTGGCCAAGGAGGCGGAGGCCTTCGGCTGCGGGGTGAAGTACTCGGACTACGTGGTGCCCTCGATCGAGACCCACCTGCTCGAGGACAAGGCGAGCCTGGCCAAGCTTCAGATGCCGGATCCGTACAAGACCGCGCGCCTGCCCGGATTCCTCGAGCAGTGCGAGGCCCTGGTGAAGGCGGCGCCGCCCACCGCCACCGGCGCGGTCGCGGTCGGTCCGTGGACGATCGCCATGCTGCTCCGCAATCCCGAGATGATGCTGCTCGATACCTTCGAGGATCCGCAGTTCATCCACGACCTCATGCGGATCTCGACCGACTTTTGCAAGATCTGGGGCGACGCGATCGTGAAGACCCGCATCGGGCTGTCGTTCTCGGAGCCGACCGCCTCGATCAGCCTGATCTCGCCGGACAACTACCGCGAGTTCATCGCCCCGTACCACAAGGAGCTGGTGGACTACTTCAAGGCCAAGAAGGTGGGGGTCACCACCCACATCTGCGGGGTGACCTACCCGATCTTCGAGGACCTGATCGGGTGCGGCTTCACCACCGTCTCCTTCGATCTGGACCAGCAGAGCGACCCGGCCCTGCACGTGGACCAGCTCGAGCGCTTCATGCAGGTGGCCAAGGGGCGCGCGGTCGCGATCGGCAACGTGGACGCCACCATGTTCGAGAAGGCGACCCACGCGCAGATCGAGGCGGAGGTCCGCCGCTGCATCGACACCGCGGCGCGGCACTCCGGCTTCATCCTCTCGACGTCGTGCGAGATCCCCCCGCGGTCGAATCCCGAGATCGTGAAGTGGTTCATGGACGCGGCCCACGACTACGGCCGCTACGAGCGGATCTTCTAG
- a CDS encoding RNA-binding protein, producing MAAKLYVGGLSYSTTSETLREYFAQCGTVESASVITDKFSGQSRGFGFVEMATAEEAQRAISELNGKDLDGRKITVNVSNPRTPGSGGGRGPGGPRGGGRGPGGPRGGGGDRGAYGVPPSKKPFRW from the coding sequence ATGGCTGCGAAACTCTACGTGGGCGGTCTGTCCTATTCCACGACGAGCGAGACGCTGCGGGAGTACTTCGCCCAGTGCGGCACCGTCGAGTCGGCCTCCGTGATCACTGACAAGTTCTCGGGTCAGTCCCGCGGTTTTGGATTCGTCGAGATGGCCACCGCCGAGGAGGCGCAGCGAGCCATCTCCGAGCTGAACGGCAAGGATCTGGACGGACGCAAGATCACCGTGAACGTCTCGAATCCCCGCACTCCGGGCTCGGGTGGTGGACGTGGCCCCGGCGGTCCGCGCGGCGGCGGACGCGGACCGGGCGGCCCGCGCGGTGGAGGCGGAGACCGCGGCGCCTACGGGGTGCCGCCCTCCAAGAAGCCGTTCCGCTGGTAG
- a CDS encoding DUF983 domain-containing protein, with protein MANLVMRTARALRLRCPNCGAGPVTVRWFAVRPACPRCRLRLDRGEPDYFLGAIVFNMAFAESVFAVGLTLFLIWTWPHPPWDTLYYVGIAGMIAAPIFFYPFSKLCWLAFDLTFRPPRPEDLAPPTRRA; from the coding sequence ATGGCCAACCTGGTGATGAGGACGGCTCGCGCCCTGCGGCTCCGGTGCCCGAATTGTGGCGCCGGCCCGGTGACGGTGCGCTGGTTCGCCGTGCGCCCCGCATGCCCGCGCTGCCGGCTGCGCCTCGATCGCGGCGAGCCCGACTACTTCCTGGGCGCGATCGTGTTCAACATGGCCTTCGCGGAGTCGGTGTTCGCGGTCGGCCTGACCCTGTTCCTGATCTGGACCTGGCCGCATCCGCCCTGGGACACCCTCTACTACGTCGGCATCGCGGGCATGATCGCGGCGCCGATCTTCTTCTACCCGTTCTCCAAGCTATGCTGGCTGGCCTTCGACCTGACGTTTCGCCCGCCGCGCCCGGAAGATCTCGCGCCGCCCACCCGCCGCGCCTAG
- a CDS encoding sigma-54 dependent transcriptional regulator, with translation MTAPIRVLVADDEKNLRELLVRELGRKGHAAVGVADGRAALDRLREEAPEVLLLDMKMPNVEGIDVLRELQGFPEPPQVIVMTGFQDVTTAVEAMKLGAYDYLTKPARIEELDILIRKAAEKGRLVRQNVVMRGQLEEPGYQSLITGSPRMDEVLHLIDRVAPTDSSVLVLGESGTGKELVARAIHDRSARAQQAFVPIHCGALAREVLESELFGHEKGAFTGAVATKAGLIELADGGTLFLDEIGEMEPESQVKLLRVLESYAFFRVGGTRRRTVDMRLVAATNRDLAEAIKTGEFRQDLFYRINTITITLPPLRERPEDIRRLAEHFLEQNATYGRKRLSDSAMDCLERYRWPGNVRELQHAVQRAVILSQGDLIQPTDLPEEVRGGRPSAASPGGSLEDMERQHIISTLRSVSGHRAKAATVLRIDPKTLYRKIQAYGITPEHYR, from the coding sequence ATGACCGCTCCGATCCGGGTGCTGGTGGCCGACGACGAGAAGAACCTGCGCGAGCTGCTGGTGCGCGAGCTGGGACGGAAGGGGCACGCCGCGGTCGGCGTCGCGGACGGACGGGCCGCGCTGGATCGGCTGCGCGAGGAAGCGCCCGAGGTCCTGCTGCTCGACATGAAGATGCCGAACGTGGAAGGGATCGACGTGCTGCGGGAGCTGCAGGGCTTCCCGGAGCCGCCCCAGGTCATCGTCATGACCGGCTTCCAGGACGTGACCACCGCGGTCGAGGCGATGAAGCTGGGGGCCTACGACTACCTCACCAAGCCCGCCCGCATCGAGGAGCTGGACATCCTGATCCGCAAGGCGGCCGAGAAGGGCCGGCTCGTGCGGCAGAACGTGGTGATGCGCGGCCAGCTCGAGGAGCCCGGCTACCAGAGCCTCATCACCGGCAGCCCCCGGATGGACGAGGTGCTGCACCTCATCGACCGCGTGGCTCCTACCGACTCGTCGGTGCTGGTGCTGGGCGAGAGCGGCACCGGCAAGGAGCTGGTGGCGCGCGCCATCCACGACCGCTCGGCGCGGGCTCAGCAGGCCTTCGTGCCGATCCACTGCGGGGCGCTCGCGCGCGAGGTGCTGGAGAGCGAGCTGTTCGGCCACGAGAAGGGCGCCTTCACCGGCGCGGTGGCCACCAAGGCGGGCCTGATCGAGCTGGCCGACGGCGGCACCCTGTTCCTCGACGAGATCGGGGAGATGGAGCCGGAGAGCCAGGTGAAGTTGCTCCGGGTGCTCGAGTCGTACGCCTTCTTCCGGGTCGGCGGCACGCGGCGGCGCACGGTGGACATGCGGCTGGTCGCCGCCACCAACCGCGACCTCGCGGAGGCGATCAAGACCGGGGAGTTCCGGCAGGACCTCTTCTACCGCATCAACACCATCACGATCACCCTGCCGCCCCTGCGCGAGCGGCCCGAGGACATCCGCCGACTCGCCGAGCACTTCCTCGAGCAGAACGCCACCTACGGGCGGAAGCGTCTCTCCGACTCCGCGATGGATTGCCTCGAGCGCTACCGCTGGCCCGGCAACGTCCGCGAGCTGCAGCACGCGGTGCAGCGGGCGGTGATCCTCTCGCAGGGCGACCTCATCCAGCCCACCGACCTGCCCGAGGAGGTGCGGGGCGGCCGGCCGTCCGCCGCCTCGCCGGGCGGCAGCCTCGAGGACATGGAGCGCCAGCACATCATCTCCACCCTGCGCAGCGTCAGCGGTCACCGCGCGAAGGCGGCCACCGTGCTGCGGATCGACCCGAAGACGCTCTACCGCAAGATCCAGGCGTACGGGATCACGCCCGAGCACTATCGCTAG
- a CDS encoding GAF domain-containing protein, translating to MKIGRLFPDLLATLGHAASSEAGFARTLKQLVTLSGARAGALRVQPPDAAAIEVVVGARRGSPLERWLRKRLDQLPRGLGLEKLSESPPGLRVRDATALSAVLGDSARPAGQLVLVGPGGSRGLNRETMPRSFAREFGHALEHVWRLHRRTLRLEVINRVTALTVTPLPLDRIYEKMAEAVDRLIRFDGLTVALLDRERGEIRVLDIAVRTSSDVFDFRIPVAGTLVDSVASQQSPRRIDDASTDPSLSPVSRDLLSRRGFRSMIVAPLLSQGQVIGTLNVTHRQPGAFTDADVEVLVEVARPLASAIEHTRLHAETLRRAEELAALNRTSQLITARLDLPSVLETISRSVTALMGSTGCGIGLMNAGGDRIEHAAAHGFRTVEWRNLSVPVGEGIIGLAASTGRTVRADDLHQDPRSARRDVDEKEGIRALLSVPLRVGGQIIGVISAFSTAPGAFGDRHQTLLESFADQAGIAIQNARLFEETQRRARETQALLRAGHAVNQSLEVGETVGLILHQAREVLEVQSCGLFTLDAASGQLIATASLDLPPEDLAAIRLRVGEGITGVAVKERRPVQTTDLYRDPRVAYPQSGLRSMLAAPLIVGDQAIGALTVLRTDVHHFTAEEESLVSAFADQAAMALEHARLFSSVRTYSERLEAMVEARTHELDEEKRFVEVVLETMPLGLFVLDAELRVISVNREGAALVPVEPAARRPFADLMPPAKVEGVRAFLESAVTARAVRHLEQELAAGGETLTVRLTATPLRAPRATHLLVLVEDITLPKRLERQMLLTERLTTAGRLAAGVAHELNNPLATIAGCAEALKERADDPSLQGLNAFKDFPGYLSLIEEEAFRCKEITGSLLHFMRDPGSRRAPTDLNVLVDKVLELIGHQPRYAHSRFLRRLDPEMPDVVANDGQLRQVFLGLVSNALDAMDGRGTLTIATRRRNAREVEVAFADEGPGIPDHILPRVFDPFFTTKPPGQGTGLGLAIAQGIVADHDGRFEVDTRVGAGTTFRVILPVHPDAHPARP from the coding sequence ATGAAGATCGGGCGCCTCTTTCCCGACCTGCTGGCCACCCTGGGTCATGCCGCCTCCTCCGAGGCGGGCTTCGCCCGGACCCTGAAGCAGCTCGTGACGCTCTCCGGCGCGCGCGCCGGCGCGCTGCGCGTGCAGCCGCCGGACGCCGCCGCCATCGAGGTCGTGGTCGGGGCCCGTCGCGGCTCGCCGCTCGAGCGGTGGCTGCGCAAGCGCCTCGACCAGCTGCCTCGGGGGTTGGGCCTCGAGAAGCTGTCGGAGTCACCGCCCGGGCTGCGCGTGCGCGACGCCACCGCGCTGTCCGCCGTGCTGGGCGACTCCGCGCGCCCGGCCGGCCAGCTGGTGCTGGTGGGGCCGGGCGGCTCGCGCGGGCTCAACCGGGAGACGATGCCGCGCAGCTTCGCGCGGGAGTTCGGTCACGCGCTGGAGCACGTGTGGCGGCTCCATCGGCGCACTCTGCGGCTCGAGGTCATCAACCGGGTGACCGCGCTCACCGTCACCCCGCTCCCGCTGGACCGGATCTACGAGAAGATGGCGGAGGCGGTGGACCGGCTCATCCGCTTCGACGGCCTCACGGTCGCCCTGCTCGACCGGGAGCGCGGGGAGATCCGGGTGCTCGACATCGCGGTGCGCACCTCGTCCGACGTGTTCGATTTCCGGATTCCGGTCGCGGGCACCCTGGTGGATTCGGTGGCCAGCCAGCAGTCGCCCCGTCGGATCGACGACGCGAGCACGGACCCGTCGCTGTCCCCGGTGAGCCGGGATCTGCTCTCGCGCCGCGGGTTCCGGTCCATGATCGTGGCCCCGCTGCTCTCCCAGGGTCAGGTCATCGGCACGCTCAACGTCACGCACCGGCAGCCCGGCGCCTTCACCGACGCCGACGTGGAGGTGCTGGTGGAGGTGGCGCGCCCCCTCGCCTCCGCCATCGAGCACACCCGGCTGCACGCCGAGACCCTGCGTCGGGCCGAGGAGCTGGCCGCGCTCAACCGCACCAGCCAGCTCATCACCGCCCGGCTCGACCTGCCGTCGGTGCTGGAGACCATCAGCCGCTCGGTGACCGCGCTGATGGGCAGTACCGGCTGTGGCATCGGCCTCATGAACGCCGGGGGCGACCGCATCGAACACGCCGCCGCGCACGGCTTCCGGACCGTGGAGTGGCGGAATCTCTCGGTGCCGGTGGGCGAGGGCATCATCGGCCTGGCCGCCTCCACCGGACGCACCGTGCGCGCGGACGATCTCCACCAGGATCCGCGATCGGCTCGTCGGGACGTCGACGAGAAAGAGGGTATTCGCGCGTTGCTGAGCGTGCCGCTGCGGGTGGGCGGACAGATCATCGGCGTCATCTCGGCCTTCTCGACCGCGCCGGGGGCCTTCGGCGATCGCCACCAGACCTTGCTGGAGAGCTTCGCGGACCAGGCGGGCATCGCGATCCAGAACGCCCGGCTCTTCGAGGAGACGCAGCGGCGCGCCCGCGAGACGCAGGCCCTGCTGCGCGCGGGTCACGCGGTGAACCAGAGCCTGGAGGTGGGCGAGACGGTGGGGCTCATCCTGCACCAGGCCCGCGAGGTGCTGGAAGTGCAGTCGTGCGGGCTATTCACGCTCGACGCGGCGAGCGGCCAGCTCATCGCCACCGCCAGTCTCGATCTCCCGCCCGAGGACCTCGCGGCGATCCGTCTCCGGGTCGGCGAGGGGATCACCGGGGTGGCGGTGAAGGAGCGCCGGCCGGTGCAGACCACCGACCTCTACCGCGACCCGCGGGTGGCCTATCCGCAGTCCGGGCTGCGCTCGATGCTGGCCGCGCCGCTGATCGTGGGTGATCAGGCGATCGGGGCGCTCACCGTGCTGCGCACCGACGTCCACCACTTCACCGCCGAGGAGGAATCGCTCGTGTCCGCCTTCGCCGATCAGGCCGCCATGGCCCTGGAGCACGCGCGCCTCTTCAGCTCGGTCCGCACCTACTCCGAGCGCCTGGAAGCGATGGTGGAGGCGCGGACCCACGAGCTGGACGAGGAGAAGCGCTTCGTGGAAGTCGTGCTGGAGACGATGCCGCTCGGCCTCTTCGTCCTCGACGCCGAGCTGCGCGTGATCAGCGTGAACCGCGAGGGCGCGGCGCTCGTTCCGGTGGAGCCCGCGGCCCGGCGCCCGTTCGCGGACCTCATGCCCCCCGCCAAGGTGGAAGGGGTCCGCGCGTTCCTGGAATCGGCGGTGACCGCGCGAGCGGTGCGGCACCTCGAGCAGGAGCTGGCCGCCGGGGGCGAGACCTTGACCGTTCGCCTGACCGCCACGCCGCTGCGGGCGCCGCGGGCCACCCATCTGCTGGTGCTGGTCGAGGACATCACGCTGCCCAAGCGGCTGGAGCGGCAGATGCTGCTGACCGAGCGGCTCACCACCGCGGGCCGCCTGGCCGCCGGCGTGGCCCACGAGCTGAACAACCCGCTCGCCACCATCGCGGGCTGCGCGGAGGCGCTGAAGGAACGGGCGGACGATCCCAGCCTGCAGGGCCTGAACGCGTTCAAGGACTTTCCCGGCTATCTCTCCCTGATCGAGGAGGAGGCCTTCCGCTGCAAGGAGATCACCGGGAGCCTGCTCCACTTCATGCGCGACCCGGGCAGCCGGCGCGCCCCGACCGACCTCAACGTGCTGGTGGACAAGGTCCTGGAGCTGATCGGGCACCAGCCGCGCTACGCGCACAGCCGGTTTCTCCGTCGGCTGGATCCGGAGATGCCCGACGTGGTCGCCAACGACGGCCAGCTGCGTCAGGTGTTCCTCGGCCTGGTCAGCAACGCGCTCGACGCGATGGACGGGCGCGGGACCTTGACGATCGCGACCCGCCGGCGGAACGCGCGCGAGGTCGAGGTCGCCTTCGCGGACGAAGGCCCCGGCATTCCCGATCACATCCTGCCGCGGGTGTTCGATCCCTTCTTCACCACCAAGCCCCCCGGGCAAGGCACCGGTCTCGGCCTCGCCATCGCGCAAGGCATCGTGGCCGATCACGACGGCCGCTTCGAGGTGGACACCCGCGTCGGGGCCGGCACCACCTTCCGGGTCATCCTGCCCGTCCACCCCGACGCCCACCCGGCCCGGCCATGA
- a CDS encoding amidase, producing the protein MHEIGAAEAARRIRSGALSPSNLLAACLRRIDAVESAVGAWARLDRDAAARVAVQRDIEAREGRFMGPLHGVPIALKDIFDAAGVPTAGGAPAWAVRTPTTDADSVARLRGAGAVPMGKLATTPFAYFDPSATRNPWNPEHTPGGSSSGPAAAVAARMVPLALGSQTIGSILRPAAYCGVVGFKPTHGRISANGVMRLAESLDHVGIFARTVEDCALALSLLAGRAEGDRGARAAGAEDYVAAIADAAAPRIGVLASLMAQATPGMGKHLEAVIQTLESAGARLVEVTLPPSFPVLAEAGTTVLRAEAAAAHAGLYARHGGEYPPRIKELIEAGHRVAATEYLAAQAARHAARADLDAVAGRYDALLAPTIGAPAPRGLTATGDPSFCAPFSFAGLPTLALPTTVDGSGLPLSAQLIGRAWGECRVLAAAAWCERAIAFDAAPPL; encoded by the coding sequence ATGCACGAGATCGGAGCCGCCGAGGCGGCCCGACGTATCCGGTCCGGCGCGCTGTCGCCGTCCAACCTGCTGGCCGCCTGTCTCCGGCGCATCGACGCGGTCGAGTCGGCGGTGGGCGCCTGGGCGCGGCTCGATCGCGACGCGGCCGCACGGGTGGCGGTGCAGCGGGACATCGAGGCCCGCGAGGGCCGCTTCATGGGCCCACTCCACGGCGTGCCGATCGCGCTCAAGGACATCTTCGACGCGGCGGGCGTGCCCACCGCCGGCGGCGCTCCGGCCTGGGCCGTCCGCACGCCGACCACCGACGCGGACTCGGTGGCCCGGCTGCGGGGAGCGGGGGCGGTGCCGATGGGCAAGCTCGCCACTACCCCGTTCGCCTACTTCGATCCGAGCGCCACCCGCAACCCGTGGAATCCCGAGCACACGCCGGGCGGCTCCTCGAGCGGGCCCGCGGCGGCGGTGGCCGCGCGCATGGTGCCGCTGGCCCTCGGCTCGCAGACGATCGGCTCGATCCTGCGGCCCGCCGCGTACTGCGGTGTGGTCGGCTTCAAGCCGACGCATGGCCGGATCAGCGCGAACGGCGTGATGCGATTGGCCGAGAGCCTGGACCACGTGGGGATCTTCGCGCGGACCGTCGAGGACTGCGCGCTGGCCCTCTCGCTGCTCGCGGGCCGCGCCGAGGGCGATCGAGGGGCGCGCGCGGCGGGGGCGGAGGACTACGTCGCCGCGATCGCCGACGCGGCCGCTCCGCGCATCGGCGTCCTCGCCTCCCTGATGGCGCAGGCGACGCCGGGGATGGGCAAGCACCTCGAAGCCGTGATCCAGACCCTCGAGTCCGCCGGGGCCCGGCTCGTCGAGGTGACGCTGCCGCCCTCGTTCCCCGTGCTCGCGGAGGCCGGCACGACCGTGCTGCGCGCGGAGGCGGCCGCCGCCCATGCCGGGCTCTACGCGCGGCACGGAGGCGAGTACCCCCCGCGGATCAAGGAGCTGATCGAGGCGGGCCATCGCGTCGCGGCCACCGAATACCTGGCCGCGCAGGCGGCGCGGCACGCGGCGCGGGCGGATCTCGACGCGGTCGCCGGCCGGTACGACGCCTTGCTGGCCCCGACCATCGGTGCGCCGGCCCCTCGCGGGCTCACGGCCACCGGGGATCCATCCTTCTGCGCGCCGTTCAGCTTCGCGGGCCTGCCGACCCTGGCCCTGCCGACCACGGTCGATGGATCCGGTCTGCCGCTCTCCGCGCAGCTCATCGGCCGGGCGTGGGGCGAATGCCGCGTGCTGGCGGCCGCCGCGTGGTGCGAGCGCGCGATCGCCTTCGACGCGGCGCCGCCGCTCTGA